One segment of Caldanaerobius polysaccharolyticus DSM 13641 DNA contains the following:
- the fliQ gene encoding flagellar biosynthesis protein FliQ, with amino-acid sequence MDQAIVIDLARKAIYTALLIGGPIMLLSMLIGLIISVFQATTQIQEQSLTFIPKIAIVVIVLLIFGPWMMTVMTNYTQDLLLNIQRYIR; translated from the coding sequence ATGGATCAGGCAATAGTAATCGATCTGGCTAGAAAAGCTATATATACGGCACTGCTTATAGGAGGGCCTATTATGCTTCTATCCATGCTCATAGGGTTGATTATCAGCGTGTTTCAGGCTACGACGCAAATACAGGAGCAGAGCTTGACGTTTATACCTAAAATTGCTATTGTGGTAATTGTGCTTCTGATTTTTGGACCGTGGATGATGACGGTAATGACCAATTACACTCAAGATCTTTTGTTGAATATACAGAGGTATATAAGATGA
- the fliP gene encoding flagellar type III secretion system pore protein FliP (The bacterial flagellar biogenesis protein FliP forms a type III secretion system (T3SS)-type pore required for flagellar assembly.), translating into MNSLDLLKNALNNPNNMSTAVQLMLLLTVLTLAPSILIMVTSFTRIIVVFSFLRNAMGTQQIPPNQVLIGLSLFLTFYIMSPVAADINKNALQPYIKGQITQDVAYKRAMEPLRQFMFKQTRKADLALFMDMKGQKVTSLDQVPNSALIPAFIISELKTGFEIGFILYIPFLIIDMVVSSVLMSMGMFMLPPVLISLPFKLLLFIMVDGWNLVVKSLVMSFR; encoded by the coding sequence ATGAATAGCCTTGATTTATTAAAAAACGCATTGAATAACCCCAACAATATGTCCACGGCTGTTCAGCTTATGTTGCTGCTTACGGTGCTTACGCTGGCGCCATCTATTTTAATAATGGTTACGTCCTTTACCAGGATAATTGTAGTTTTTTCTTTTTTGAGAAATGCAATGGGTACCCAGCAGATTCCGCCCAATCAGGTCCTCATAGGGCTATCCTTGTTTCTCACTTTTTATATAATGAGCCCTGTGGCAGCGGATATAAACAAGAACGCCTTACAGCCTTATATCAAAGGGCAGATAACCCAGGATGTGGCGTATAAAAGGGCAATGGAGCCATTGCGCCAGTTTATGTTTAAACAGACGCGCAAAGCCGATTTGGCCTTATTTATGGATATGAAAGGGCAAAAAGTTACGTCGCTGGATCAGGTGCCTAATTCTGCGCTGATTCCGGCGTTTATTATAAGCGAGTTAAAGACGGGTTTCGAAATAGGATTTATACTATATATCCCTTTTTTGATTATCGATATGGTGGTGTCCAGTGTCCTTATGTCTATGGGCATGTTTATGCTCCCTCCTGTACTGATCTCCTTGCCTTTTAAGCTGCTGCTGTTTATAATGGTCGACGGTTGGAACCTGGTGGTTAAGTCCCTCGTTATGAGTTTTAGATGA
- the fliO gene encoding flagellar biosynthetic protein FliO, producing MLFQILWTIFSLVIVISIAYFILLLLKKKGMVRTDSKYIKVVDVLQIGQDKQLMVVEVEEKRMLIGVTNSSVNLIQDLGKAKDVNSTGDQDE from the coding sequence ATGCTTTTTCAGATATTGTGGACGATTTTTTCCCTGGTTATTGTAATATCCATAGCGTATTTTATATTGTTGTTGCTGAAAAAGAAGGGCATGGTAAGGACGGACAGCAAGTACATCAAGGTTGTGGATGTGCTGCAGATAGGACAGGATAAACAACTGATGGTGGTGGAAGTGGAGGAGAAGCGCATGCTCATTGGCGTTACAAATAGCAGCGTGAATTTAATACAGGATCTGGGCAAAGCAAAAGATGTAAATAGCACAGGTGACCAGGATGAATAG